GATTGAGATTCAACGCGCGGCGGAAGGCTTGCAGGGCGGCCGTCTGGTCGCCGAGCCGAAGATAGCATTGGCCCATTCCGGCGGCGGCGCCGAAATGGTAGGGATTGATCTCCAATGCTTGCCGGCAATCGTGGATCGATTGCTCGTAATGGGCCAGGCCGTATTGAGCGATTGCCCGTTGGTTCCACACCTCGGCTAGCCACGGCGCTTCGCGGATCAGTGCCGTCGCATCGCGCAGGGCGACGGCATATTCGTGCGTGCGGTTGAGCATCACCAAGCCGGCCAATTGCTGTCGCTGCGGGGCCGTGCCGGTTCGGCACCAGACCGAGCGGATCGCCGTTTCGGCCATCAGCCGCACGCCGCGATCCGTATCGCTGAGCGCTCGGCCGAGCACGGCGTTCGATTCGTAGTCGGCGATGAATCCCAGGGCCAGCACCGCCGATCGCCGCACAAGCCGCTCCCCGACAGCGGCCAGCCGGCAAAGCGTGGCGACGGTGTAGCGCTGCGTCGTGCGATGAATAAACGCCGCGGTGTCCTGATCGGCGAGATACTGTTGATACAGTTCGCCGAGAACGGGTTTGCGGGTAAATTCGCTTTGCATGACTGTGTTGGGCGAGGTTTTCAGACGGCGTTGGCATGCGCGATGTCGTATTTGTTAGTGTAATCAGAATCAAAAAGAATTAAACTGAAAAGCGGGATTTTCCGGTGCTTCGGGGTGCCGCTACCAAGGGATTTGCCATGCCGCCGATTATCCGAATCGTAGGGCGCCCGTCGCTTTTCGCGGTCGCTTGCAGTGCGGCCATTCTCTGCACCGCTACGAGACCGACGCCGGTTCGTGGCAACGAACACCCGGCCAACTGGCTTACCGGCGAAACGCTCTGCGCGCAGCTCGATCAAAAAGTTTCGATCACATGGTCGTCGCGTTCCGGTGTGCCGTTGCGGCAGGCGCTGATGCATCTAGCCCAGTCGCAGCAGGTGGCAATTCTGCTCGATCGGCGAGTTGATCCGGACCAAAAAATTGAATTCACGTCCGACGATCGGACGCTCGATGCGACGCTCAAGCTGATCGCCGCGAAGCTTTCGATCGGCGTCGGGCAAGTCGGCTCGGTGATTTACTTCGGGCCCGAATTGACGGCCCACAAAATCCGCACGCTCGCGGCGTTGCGCTACGAAGACGTGCGGCGTTTGCCGGTGGACGCCCGATCCAATTTCACGCGCCTACGGCCATGGAAATGGGATGATTTGGCGATGCCGCGAGATTTGCTCGGCCAGTTGTCGAAGCAATGCGGCATTCAGATCCAGGGCACCGACCAGATTCCGCACGATCTGTGGGGTGCGGCCGATTTGCCGCCGATGAATTTCTGCGACCGGCTGACACTCGTCGCCGCGCAGT
This sequence is a window from Pirellulales bacterium. Protein-coding genes within it:
- a CDS encoding tetratricopeptide repeat protein, with product MQSEFTRKPVLGELYQQYLADQDTAAFIHRTTQRYTVATLCRLAAVGERLVRRSAVLALGFIADYESNAVLGRALSDTDRGVRLMAETAIRSVWCRTGTAPQRQQLAGLVMLNRTHEYAVALRDATALIREAPWLAEVWNQRAIAQYGLAHYEQSIHDCRQALEINPYHFGAAAGMGQCYLRLGDQTAALQAFRRALNLNPELDGIRANVQYLERSLKKKQ